A window from Herbaspirillum sp. meg3 encodes these proteins:
- the zapD gene encoding cell division protein ZapD encodes MIVYEYPFNERIRTLLRLEDLHEKFVFFLHQESPLQHHVALSTIFEMLEVAGRADLKSDLLQELERQKQILLAYQSNPNVEPDMLNAILGEVDRACIALAASQGRTGQNIRENEWLMSIRGRTIIPGGACEFDLPSYYAWQQRTAEQRFNDISNWFAPLVPLFDAVTIVMRLLRESGHAVKINADGGSYQQMLQGKIYQMLRLVLDEELGAIPEISANKYMLWVRFTSQDGDMKPKAFEGEVPFELALCGF; translated from the coding sequence TTGATCGTTTACGAATACCCTTTCAACGAGCGTATTCGCACGCTGTTGCGGTTGGAGGATCTGCACGAGAAATTCGTGTTCTTCCTGCATCAGGAAAGCCCGCTGCAACATCATGTCGCCCTCTCTACTATTTTCGAGATGCTCGAAGTAGCAGGACGCGCCGACCTCAAATCCGATCTGCTGCAAGAACTGGAACGCCAGAAGCAAATCCTGCTGGCTTATCAGTCCAATCCCAACGTCGAACCCGACATGCTCAATGCGATTCTCGGTGAAGTTGATCGCGCCTGCATCGCGCTGGCGGCCTCGCAGGGACGGACTGGACAGAATATTCGTGAAAACGAGTGGCTGATGAGCATTCGCGGCCGCACCATCATCCCGGGCGGTGCCTGCGAATTTGATTTGCCGTCCTATTACGCCTGGCAACAACGCACGGCTGAGCAGCGTTTCAACGATATTTCCAACTGGTTTGCGCCGCTGGTACCGCTGTTTGACGCGGTGACCATCGTCATGCGCCTGCTGCGTGAATCGGGCCATGCGGTCAAGATCAACGCCGATGGCGGCAGTTACCAACAGATGCTGCAAGGGAAGATTTACCAGATGCTGCGCCTGGTGCTGGACGAAGAGTTGGGCGCTATTCCGGAAATTTCAGCGAATAAGTACATGCTTTGGGTACGCTTCACCTCGCAAGATGGCGATATGAAACCCAAGGCGTTTGAAGGCGAAGTGCCATTTGAACTGGCGCTTTGCGGTTTTTAA
- the yacG gene encoding DNA gyrase inhibitor YacG codes for MATIVDCPTCGTKVEWTEKNKFRPFCSERCKQIDLGAWAEEKYAIPAVNLPQEQDEDNSSVQ; via the coding sequence ATGGCAACAATCGTCGACTGCCCCACATGCGGCACCAAGGTGGAATGGACTGAAAAGAACAAATTCCGTCCGTTTTGCTCGGAACGCTGCAAACAAATCGATCTCGGCGCATGGGCCGAAGAGAAATACGCGATCCCTGCCGTCAACCTGCCGCAGGAGCAGGACGAAGATAATTCGTCGGTGCAATAA
- a CDS encoding NUDIX domain-containing protein, producing MTVASEITAAPVAAPIDVAVGILMKPNGDVLLGQRPEGKPYAGYWEFPGGKVEADESILDALKREFLEELGIEVISAEPWCGVQHVYPHAHVRLHFYISREWRGEPQSLEGQAFAWQGSVDVEPLLPATIPLIEWIDKLRLPL from the coding sequence ATGACTGTTGCATCCGAAATAACGGCGGCGCCGGTCGCAGCTCCCATCGACGTCGCCGTCGGCATCCTGATGAAGCCCAACGGCGATGTCTTGCTGGGCCAGCGTCCGGAAGGCAAGCCTTATGCGGGCTATTGGGAATTTCCGGGCGGCAAGGTCGAGGCCGATGAATCGATCTTGGATGCGCTCAAGCGCGAATTTTTGGAAGAGCTTGGTATTGAAGTAATTTCGGCCGAGCCTTGGTGCGGCGTGCAGCACGTCTATCCGCACGCGCACGTGCGTTTGCACTTTTACATCAGCCGGGAATGGCGCGGCGAGCCGCAAAGTCTGGAGGGGCAGGCATTTGCCTGGCAGGGTAGCGTCGATGTGGAGCCGTTGTTGCCGGCGACGATACCGCTGATTGAATGGATTGATAAGTTGCGTCTGCCGCTATAA
- a CDS encoding ATP-binding protein: MTQLDQFLQRAEALLERIESILPQSAASVEWDKGVAFRWRRRNGNGAGYLQSVGHISAISLADLHNIGPQKEQIDQNTKQFVDGRPANNVLLTGARGTGKSSLIKACLNQYADRGLRLIEVDKDDLHDLPDIVDLVSARSERFIIFCDDLSFEEGESGYKALKVALDGSIAAQSDNVLIYATSNRRHLMPERMSDNSTYTHTDDGDLHPGETVEEKISLSERFGLWVTFYPFKQDDYLDIVAHWLRHFGCDAAQIEEARGDALRWALQRSSRSGRVAWQFSKDYAGKLKA, from the coding sequence ATGACTCAATTAGATCAGTTTTTGCAGCGCGCCGAGGCTTTGCTGGAGCGTATTGAATCCATCCTGCCGCAATCGGCAGCCTCTGTGGAGTGGGATAAGGGCGTGGCGTTTCGCTGGCGGCGCAGAAACGGCAACGGTGCCGGTTATCTGCAGTCGGTGGGGCATATCTCGGCCATTTCACTGGCCGATCTGCATAACATCGGGCCGCAGAAAGAGCAGATCGATCAGAATACCAAGCAATTCGTCGACGGCCGTCCTGCCAACAACGTGCTGCTGACCGGCGCGCGCGGGACCGGCAAGTCGTCGCTGATCAAGGCTTGCCTGAATCAATACGCCGACCGCGGTTTGCGTCTGATCGAGGTGGACAAGGACGATTTGCACGACCTGCCGGACATCGTCGATCTGGTATCGGCGCGTTCTGAGCGTTTCATCATCTTCTGCGATGACTTGTCGTTTGAAGAGGGCGAGAGCGGCTACAAGGCACTGAAAGTCGCGCTGGACGGCAGTATCGCGGCGCAGTCCGACAACGTGCTGATCTATGCGACGTCCAATCGCCGCCACCTGATGCCGGAGCGCATGTCGGACAATTCGACCTATACGCACACTGACGACGGCGACCTGCACCCAGGCGAAACTGTGGAAGAAAAGATTTCCCTCTCTGAGCGTTTCGGCCTGTGGGTGACTTTTTACCCGTTCAAGCAAGATGACTATCTGGACATCGTGGCGCACTGGTTGCGTCACTTCGGCTGTGATGCCGCGCAGATCGAGGAAGCACGCGGCGATGCCTTGCGTTGGGCGCTGCAACGCAGCTCGCGCTCCGGTCGCGTGGCATGGCAATTCTCCAAGGACTACGCCGGAAAGCTGAAAGCCTGA
- the argJ gene encoding bifunctional glutamate N-acetyltransferase/amino-acid acetyltransferase ArgJ, producing MAVNSPLPVSADLKPVAGIELGYAEAGVRKANRKDLLVMKLAPTATVAGVFTLNRFCAAPVQVCKTHLAQVSDAAPIRALVINTGNANAGTGEEGLARANATCAELASLLGVKPEQILPFSTGVILEPLPIDRIKAGLPAAISNLKTDNWFNAAESIMTTDTQPKAASRTLTIGGKQVVMTGISKGAGMIKPNMATMLGYLAFDAKVPQALLNQLVKDAADQSFNCITIDGDTSTNDSFMLIATGAGELEITSADSAEYKELAVAVNALSQNLAHQIIRDGEGATKFIEITVEDGKNVEECRKIAYSIGHSPLVKTAFFASDPNLGRILAAIGYAGVDDLDVSKLNLYLDDVWVAKNGGRNPDYKEEDGQRVMKKSEIVVRVKLARGTAKASVWTCDLSHDYVTINADYRS from the coding sequence ATGGCCGTCAATTCTCCTCTTCCCGTTTCCGCTGATCTGAAACCTGTTGCCGGCATCGAGCTGGGTTACGCCGAAGCCGGCGTGCGCAAAGCCAATCGCAAGGACTTGCTGGTCATGAAACTGGCGCCGACGGCTACCGTTGCCGGCGTGTTTACGCTCAATCGCTTCTGCGCCGCACCGGTACAAGTTTGCAAGACGCATCTGGCGCAGGTCAGCGATGCGGCCCCGATTCGGGCGCTGGTGATCAACACCGGCAACGCCAACGCCGGCACCGGCGAAGAAGGCCTGGCCCGCGCCAATGCGACTTGTGCCGAACTGGCAAGCTTGCTCGGCGTCAAGCCGGAGCAGATCCTGCCGTTTTCCACCGGTGTGATTCTGGAACCGCTGCCGATTGATCGCATCAAGGCCGGCTTGCCGGCTGCCATCAGCAATCTCAAGACCGACAACTGGTTCAACGCGGCCGAGTCCATCATGACGACCGACACGCAGCCCAAGGCCGCGTCGCGCACGCTGACTATCGGCGGCAAGCAAGTCGTCATGACCGGCATCAGCAAGGGCGCCGGCATGATCAAGCCGAACATGGCGACCATGCTGGGCTATCTGGCCTTCGACGCCAAAGTGCCGCAAGCGCTGCTCAATCAACTGGTCAAGGACGCCGCCGATCAGTCTTTCAACTGCATCACCATCGATGGCGATACGTCGACCAACGACTCCTTCATGCTGATCGCCACCGGCGCCGGCGAGCTGGAAATCACCAGCGCCGACAGTGCCGAATACAAGGAGCTGGCGGTTGCCGTCAATGCACTGTCGCAGAACCTCGCGCATCAGATCATTCGTGATGGCGAAGGCGCTACCAAGTTCATCGAAATCACCGTGGAAGATGGCAAGAACGTCGAAGAGTGCCGCAAGATCGCCTACTCCATCGGCCACTCGCCATTGGTCAAGACCGCGTTTTTCGCGTCCGATCCAAATCTGGGCCGCATCCTGGCCGCTATCGGTTACGCCGGCGTGGACGATCTGGATGTGTCCAAGCTGAATTTGTATCTGGATGATGTCTGGGTCGCCAAGAACGGCGGTCGCAATCCGGATTACAAGGAAGAAGACGGCCAGCGCGTCATGAAGAAAAGCGAGATCGTGGTGCGTGTGAAGCTGGCGCGCGGGACGGCCAAGGCATCGGTGTGGACCTGCGACCTCTCCCACGACTATGTCACCATCAATGCCGACTACCGCTCCTGA
- a CDS encoding DUF2272 domain-containing protein, whose amino-acid sequence MTKKATMRLPRTSSRLLAATALLLTLAACGTTPVSTPPASALVLRQDAPPRAALLAAAETEWMFFDRQQIDMRGDVLSAPRLGLLEDEGEAVQRIGLYWQAVGKSYTGADTQQAWSAAFISYLMQTAGVSPDDFLFSDVHFNYLSFLKARQSQPAPLFVLHPAATEPIAPGDLICARRDSNSTATLEDIRPGLPGHCDLVYEIHPERGWAGVIGGNVFNSVSESLIPIDANARLLPLARRPWFVVVKNLMP is encoded by the coding sequence ATGACAAAGAAAGCAACAATGCGCCTCCCGAGAACATCATCACGCCTGCTCGCCGCCACGGCCCTGCTGCTGACGCTGGCAGCTTGCGGCACTACACCTGTGTCGACGCCGCCGGCTTCCGCGTTGGTGTTGCGTCAGGATGCGCCGCCGCGCGCCGCCTTGCTGGCGGCTGCCGAAACCGAATGGATGTTTTTCGACCGCCAGCAGATCGACATGCGCGGCGACGTGCTGAGTGCACCGCGTCTGGGTTTGCTGGAAGACGAGGGCGAAGCCGTCCAGCGCATCGGCTTGTATTGGCAGGCGGTCGGCAAGAGCTACACCGGCGCCGATACGCAGCAAGCCTGGTCGGCGGCGTTTATCTCTTATCTGATGCAGACGGCAGGCGTGTCGCCGGACGATTTCCTGTTCAGCGATGTGCATTTCAATTATCTGAGCTTCCTCAAAGCGCGCCAAAGTCAGCCGGCACCGTTGTTTGTTTTGCATCCTGCCGCGACCGAGCCGATTGCGCCGGGCGACTTGATTTGCGCGCGGCGTGACAGCAACAGCACCGCCACGCTCGAAGACATCCGGCCTGGCTTGCCGGGACATTGCGATCTTGTCTACGAAATCCATCCTGAGCGCGGCTGGGCCGGCGTAATCGGCGGCAACGTCTTCAATTCGGTGTCGGAATCGCTGATTCCCATTGACGCCAATGCGCGGCTGCTGCCGCTGGCGCGGCGACCGTGGTTCGTGGTCGTCAAGAATCTGATGCCGTAA
- the sugE gene encoding quaternary ammonium compound efflux SMR transporter SugE, with translation MAWIILVLAGLFEVAWAVGLKYTDGFTRLLPSVATLAAMAVSVGLLALAVKTLPLSTAYAIWTGIGAVGAVILGIVLFHESASPARLACLALIIVGIIGLKVVSPE, from the coding sequence ATGGCCTGGATCATTCTGGTATTGGCGGGTTTGTTTGAAGTGGCGTGGGCGGTCGGGCTGAAGTACACCGACGGATTCACGCGTTTGTTGCCTAGCGTGGCGACGCTGGCCGCGATGGCCGTCAGCGTCGGTCTGCTGGCGCTGGCGGTGAAGACGCTGCCGCTCAGCACTGCTTACGCCATCTGGACCGGCATCGGCGCCGTCGGTGCGGTCATTCTCGGCATCGTGCTGTTCCATGAATCGGCCTCCCCGGCGCGGCTCGCCTGCCTGGCGCTGATTATCGTTGGCATCATCGGTTTGAAAGTCGTCTCGCCGGAATGA
- the secA gene encoding preprotein translocase subunit SecA — protein MSLLTQIFGSRNQRLLKQYQKIVRQINALEADIEKLSDAELQAKTPEFKQRVADGAKLDDILPEAFAVCREASKRVLKMRHFDVQLIGGMVLHFGKIAEMRTGEGKTLMATLPAYLNALSGKGVHVVTVNDYLAQRDAEWMGKLYGWLGLTTGINLSQMEHDLKQGAYASDITYGTNNEFGFDYLRDNMVFDAGDRVQRGLNFAIVDEVDSILIDEARTPLIISGQAENHTDLYHKINEVPPLLTLQIGEETPDGKGKVEVPGDYTKDEKGHQVLLTEAGHEHAEQILTSMGLLPEGASLYDASNISLVHHLYAALRAHTLYHKDQQYVVQNGEVVIVDEFTGRLMTGRRWSDGLHQAVEAKEKVKIQNENQTLASITFQNYFRMYGKLSGMTGTADTEAYEFQEIYNLETVVIPPNRPSARKDRQDQVYKTSQEKYMAMVKDIQDCYERGQPVLVGTTSIENSELLSGILNQAKLPHNVLNAKQHAREAEIIAQAGRPKMITIATNMAGRGTDIVLGGNVEKQIQIIEADAALSDADKEAQAQKLRDEWQSLHDHVVGAGGLHIIGTERHESRRVDNQLRGRSGRQGDPGSSRFYLSLDDALLRIFAGDRVRAIMDRLKMPEGEPIEAGIVTRSIESAQRKVEARNFDIRKQLLEYDDVANDQRKVIYQQRNELLESAEMEEMITSLREGVFTEAFRTHVPEESVEEQWDIPALEAALSNEWQLAVPLTSILEAEPNLTEEELLERVLSAAATTYAAKVDVVGTEAFSGFERSVMLQSIDSHWREHLAALDHLRQGIHLRGYAQKNPKQEYKREAFELFAQMLDLIKNEVIKIVMTVRIQSREEIEAAEENLGQSHVENVHYQHADFDADAAPEELLAPTANPDSNDGSSEQPLVNGLPKVGRNDPCPCGSGKKYKQCHGKLV, from the coding sequence ATGTCATTACTGACCCAGATTTTCGGTAGCCGCAATCAGCGGTTGCTCAAACAATATCAAAAAATTGTCCGCCAAATCAATGCGCTCGAGGCGGATATCGAGAAACTGTCGGATGCCGAGCTGCAAGCCAAGACGCCTGAATTCAAGCAACGCGTGGCCGACGGCGCCAAGCTGGACGACATCCTGCCGGAAGCTTTCGCTGTCTGCCGCGAGGCCAGCAAGCGCGTTCTCAAGATGCGCCACTTCGATGTGCAACTGATCGGCGGCATGGTGCTGCACTTCGGCAAGATCGCCGAAATGCGCACAGGCGAAGGTAAAACCCTGATGGCAACCTTGCCTGCGTACCTGAATGCCTTGTCGGGCAAGGGTGTGCACGTGGTGACTGTCAATGATTACCTGGCGCAGCGTGATGCCGAGTGGATGGGCAAGCTGTATGGCTGGCTGGGACTGACGACTGGTATCAACCTGTCGCAGATGGAGCATGATCTCAAGCAAGGTGCTTACGCTTCCGACATCACCTACGGCACCAACAACGAATTCGGTTTCGATTACCTGCGCGACAACATGGTGTTTGACGCAGGTGATCGCGTGCAGCGCGGCCTCAATTTTGCGATCGTCGATGAAGTCGACTCGATCCTGATTGATGAAGCGCGTACGCCACTGATCATTTCCGGCCAGGCTGAAAACCATACTGATCTGTATCACAAGATCAACGAAGTGCCACCGCTGCTGACGCTGCAAATCGGCGAAGAAACCCCTGACGGCAAAGGCAAGGTTGAAGTCCCCGGCGATTACACCAAGGACGAAAAAGGCCATCAGGTTCTGCTGACCGAAGCCGGTCACGAGCACGCCGAACAAATCCTGACCAGCATGGGCTTGCTGCCGGAAGGCGCTTCGCTGTACGACGCTTCCAACATCTCGCTGGTGCATCACCTCTACGCCGCCTTGCGCGCCCACACGCTGTATCACAAGGATCAGCAATACGTGGTGCAAAACGGCGAAGTCGTGATCGTCGATGAATTTACCGGCCGTCTGATGACGGGCCGCCGCTGGTCCGATGGCTTGCATCAAGCCGTCGAAGCGAAGGAAAAGGTCAAGATCCAGAACGAGAACCAGACGCTGGCGTCGATCACGTTCCAGAACTACTTCCGCATGTACGGCAAGCTGTCCGGCATGACCGGTACTGCCGATACCGAAGCCTACGAATTCCAGGAAATCTACAATCTGGAAACCGTGGTCATCCCGCCGAACCGCCCAAGCGCACGTAAAGACCGTCAGGATCAGGTCTACAAGACATCGCAAGAGAAGTACATGGCGATGGTCAAGGACATCCAGGATTGCTACGAGCGCGGCCAACCGGTGCTGGTCGGTACGACCTCGATCGAGAACTCCGAACTGCTGTCCGGCATTCTGAATCAAGCCAAGCTGCCGCATAACGTCCTCAACGCGAAGCAACATGCACGCGAAGCGGAAATCATTGCGCAAGCCGGTCGTCCGAAGATGATCACCATCGCCACCAACATGGCTGGTCGCGGTACCGACATCGTTCTCGGCGGCAATGTCGAGAAGCAAATCCAGATCATCGAAGCGGATGCGGCTTTGTCGGATGCCGACAAAGAGGCGCAAGCGCAAAAGTTGCGTGATGAATGGCAATCGCTGCACGACCATGTGGTCGGTGCCGGCGGTCTGCACATCATCGGTACCGAGCGTCACGAATCCCGCCGCGTCGACAATCAGTTGCGCGGCCGTTCCGGTCGTCAGGGCGACCCAGGCTCCTCGCGTTTCTATCTCTCGCTGGACGACGCGCTGCTGCGCATTTTTGCCGGCGACCGCGTGCGCGCGATCATGGATCGTCTGAAGATGCCGGAAGGCGAGCCGATCGAAGCCGGTATTGTTACCCGCTCGATCGAGTCGGCACAGCGCAAGGTGGAAGCGCGCAACTTCGACATCCGCAAGCAATTGCTGGAATACGACGACGTCGCCAACGATCAGCGCAAGGTCATCTATCAGCAACGTAATGAATTGCTGGAATCCGCCGAAATGGAGGAAATGATCACCTCGCTGCGTGAAGGCGTCTTCACCGAAGCCTTCCGTACCCATGTGCCGGAAGAGTCAGTCGAAGAGCAATGGGACATCCCGGCGCTGGAAGCTGCATTGAGCAACGAATGGCAACTTGCTGTGCCGCTGACCAGCATTTTGGAAGCCGAGCCTAACCTGACCGAAGAAGAACTGCTGGAACGCGTTCTGTCTGCAGCCGCGACGACCTACGCCGCCAAGGTGGATGTGGTCGGCACGGAAGCATTCAGCGGTTTCGAGCGTAGCGTCATGCTGCAAAGCATCGACAGCCATTGGCGCGAACATCTGGCTGCTCTGGATCACCTGCGTCAGGGTATCCATCTGCGCGGTTATGCACAGAAGAATCCGAAGCAGGAATACAAGCGCGAAGCATTTGAATTGTTTGCCCAGATGCTCGACCTGATCAAGAACGAAGTGATCAAGATCGTCATGACCGTGCGTATTCAAAGCCGCGAAGAAATCGAAGCTGCGGAAGAAAACCTCGGCCAGTCGCATGTCGAAAACGTGCATTATCAGCACGCCGATTTCGACGCCGATGCAGCGCCGGAAGAATTGCTGGCGCCGACCGCCAACCCCGACAGCAACGATGGCAGCAGCGAACAGCCGCTGGTCAACGGTCTGCCGAAGGTCGGCCGCAACGATCCATGCCCATGCGGCAGCGGCAAGAAATACAAGCAGTGCCACGGCAAGCTGGTTTAA
- a CDS encoding M23 family metallopeptidase — MQIILLHPRFTRARSVTLTSKHVIAVLLFLVISIAVSAAALSYLVLRNAADGESSPMLHKLLVSMTQQEDDRKDKYLKENLAVMAVKLGEMQAQLMRLDALGERVQGLAGVRPEEFNFKEKPGRGGMEVSSIGGAGQELGMGELQKMLDALAVDVGHRSDYMNAVESTLMADKIKSRLLPTNPPVNVAYNSSSFGWRLDPFTGHNAFHEGLDFPASTGTPIVAAAAGVVIAAEYHYQFGNMLEIDHGNDLITRYAHASQLYVKVGDIVKRGQRVADIGTTGRSTGPHLHFEVRIRGVAQDPRKFLALGSPGGGPKAAPVFVAGH; from the coding sequence ATGCAAATTATTCTGCTGCACCCGCGCTTTACGCGCGCACGGTCAGTCACGCTGACTTCCAAACATGTCATTGCAGTACTGCTTTTTCTGGTGATCAGCATTGCCGTCTCGGCGGCTGCATTGTCTTATCTCGTTTTGCGCAATGCGGCCGATGGCGAAAGCTCACCGATGCTGCACAAACTGCTGGTGTCGATGACGCAGCAAGAAGATGATCGCAAAGACAAATATCTCAAGGAAAACCTCGCCGTCATGGCGGTGAAACTGGGTGAAATGCAGGCGCAACTGATGCGCCTTGATGCCCTCGGTGAACGCGTGCAAGGTCTGGCCGGCGTGCGTCCTGAAGAATTCAATTTCAAGGAAAAACCGGGTCGCGGTGGTATGGAGGTGTCGTCCATCGGTGGCGCAGGACAAGAGCTGGGTATGGGCGAATTGCAAAAAATGCTCGATGCGCTGGCGGTCGATGTAGGGCATCGCTCAGACTACATGAATGCGGTGGAGTCCACGCTCATGGCCGACAAGATCAAGTCGCGCCTGCTGCCCACCAATCCACCCGTCAATGTCGCCTACAACTCATCGAGTTTCGGCTGGCGCCTGGATCCTTTTACGGGACACAATGCTTTCCATGAAGGTTTGGATTTTCCTGCCTCGACCGGTACGCCCATCGTTGCTGCGGCTGCAGGCGTGGTGATCGCCGCTGAATATCATTATCAGTTCGGCAATATGCTGGAAATTGATCATGGCAATGACCTCATCACGCGCTACGCGCATGCATCGCAGCTGTACGTGAAAGTGGGCGATATCGTCAAACGCGGCCAGCGTGTGGCCGACATCGGCACGACCGGGCGTTCGACAGGGCCGCACCTGCATTTCGAAGTACGCATCCGTGGCGTGGCGCAGGATCCGCGTAAATTCCTTGCGTTGGGCAGTCCGGGAGGCGGTCCCAAAGCGGCGCCGGTGTTCGTCGCCGGACACTGA
- a CDS encoding DciA family protein, with protein MATLMPAITRMAALQKSCAAILPAIFKSCDVMNFEGGQLVLSMPNAALAAKLKQQLPKLQERLLKDGWQVNAIRIKVQVGKNYVVPPVERRVLTLSTAAVTSFAELNEALEDSKQNQALKTALANMVRRNTGVK; from the coding sequence ATGGCAACGTTGATGCCTGCCATTACCCGGATGGCGGCGCTGCAAAAAAGCTGCGCCGCGATTCTGCCGGCTATTTTCAAATCGTGCGACGTCATGAACTTCGAAGGCGGCCAGTTGGTATTGAGCATGCCCAATGCGGCGCTGGCCGCGAAGCTCAAACAACAATTGCCGAAGTTGCAAGAACGTCTGCTAAAAGATGGATGGCAGGTTAATGCAATCCGGATCAAAGTACAAGTTGGCAAAAACTATGTCGTTCCGCCGGTCGAGCGCCGGGTACTGACTTTGTCCACCGCAGCAGTCACCTCATTTGCAGAACTGAACGAAGCGCTGGAAGATTCAAAACAGAATCAGGCGCTCAAAACTGCACTGGCGAACATGGTACGCCGCAATACCGGCGTCAAATAG
- the lpxC gene encoding UDP-3-O-acyl-N-acetylglucosamine deacetylase, producing MLKQRTIKNLVQTVGVGLHSGTKVELTLRPAAVDTGIVFRRIDLDPVVEFPASATGVGDTRMASVLSKDGARVSTVEHLLSACAGLGIDNLYIDLTAEEIPIMDGSASSFVFLLQQAGLQEQNSPKKFIRVKKPVEVREGQGDKEKWARLEPYNGFKLKFFIEFNHPAVDGTGQTAEVDFAIESYVKEIARARTFGFMQDVETLRGMGLARGGSFENAIVMDEYRILNADGLRYDNEFVRHKILDAIGDLYLIGHPLLASYNAHKSGHGMNNQLLRALLDQPDAYDIVTFDTLESAPQTYVMQAKQEWALN from the coding sequence ATGTTAAAACAGCGCACCATTAAAAATCTCGTCCAGACCGTCGGCGTCGGTTTGCATTCCGGCACCAAGGTGGAACTGACCCTGCGTCCGGCTGCTGTCGATACCGGGATTGTTTTCCGCCGCATCGACCTTGATCCTGTCGTGGAATTCCCCGCGTCGGCCACCGGCGTGGGCGACACCCGCATGGCCTCGGTGCTGTCGAAGGACGGTGCGCGCGTCTCGACCGTTGAACATCTGCTATCGGCTTGCGCTGGTCTCGGCATCGACAATCTGTACATCGATCTGACCGCCGAAGAAATTCCCATCATGGATGGTTCGGCGTCTTCGTTCGTGTTCCTGCTGCAGCAAGCGGGTCTGCAGGAGCAAAACTCGCCGAAGAAATTTATCCGTGTCAAAAAGCCGGTGGAAGTGCGTGAAGGTCAGGGCGACAAGGAAAAGTGGGCGCGTCTCGAGCCTTACAACGGTTTCAAACTAAAGTTCTTCATCGAATTTAATCACCCGGCGGTCGACGGCACCGGACAAACGGCCGAAGTCGATTTCGCCATCGAGTCCTACGTGAAGGAAATCGCGCGGGCGCGTACCTTCGGTTTCATGCAAGATGTGGAAACCTTGCGCGGCATGGGCCTGGCGCGTGGCGGCTCGTTCGAAAATGCGATTGTGATGGACGAATACCGCATTCTCAACGCAGACGGCCTGCGCTACGACAATGAGTTCGTGCGTCACAAGATCCTCGATGCCATCGGTGATCTTTACCTGATCGGTCACCCCTTGCTGGCCAGTTATAACGCCCACAAGTCCGGTCACGGTATGAACAACCAGCTCTTGCGCGCTTTGCTGGATCAGCCGGATGCCTACGATATCGTTACTTTTGACACGCTGGAGTCGGCGCCACAGACGTATGTGATGCAGGCCAAGCAGGAGTGGGCGCTTAACTAA
- a CDS encoding peroxiredoxin yields MTIKVGDRLPEAALAEFIETETEGCSLGPNTFKVSDLVKGKKIALFALPGAFTPTCSAKHVPGYIQHAAQFKAKGVDEIWCISVNDAFVMGAWGRDQKATGVVRMLADGSATFTKAVGLEFDLTEKGMGVRSQRYSMLLEDGVVKQLNLEAPGKFEVSNAETLLGQLG; encoded by the coding sequence ATGACCATTAAAGTTGGCGATCGCCTGCCGGAAGCCGCACTGGCTGAATTCATCGAGACCGAAACCGAAGGTTGCTCGCTCGGCCCGAACACATTCAAGGTGTCCGATCTGGTCAAGGGTAAGAAGATTGCCTTGTTTGCATTGCCTGGCGCTTTTACTCCGACCTGTTCCGCCAAGCATGTGCCGGGCTACATCCAGCACGCTGCTCAATTCAAGGCCAAGGGCGTTGATGAAATCTGGTGCATCTCGGTCAACGACGCGTTCGTGATGGGCGCATGGGGCCGCGATCAAAAGGCAACCGGCGTGGTGCGCATGCTGGCTGACGGTAGCGCGACTTTCACCAAGGCCGTGGGCCTGGAATTCGACCTGACTGAAAAGGGCATGGGCGTACGTTCGCAGCGTTATTCGATGCTGCTGGAAGACGGTGTGGTCAAGCAATTGAATCTGGAAGCACCGGGCAAGTTTGAAGTCTCCAACGCAGAAACACTGTTGGGCCAACTCGGCTAA